atcttataaaataatcccaatatttatatttatgtcGGTCATTGCTTACTACATGTCTTTTCCATAGAGGCAGATAGGCGCAACTCTCGTGGAGAATGAAACTACAACTCATGCAGCTATAGAAAGAGTGGTGATAGATAGGATAAACACATGCCTCACAAATCCTCTCCTCGATGAAGATACCAGACTTGTCAAGTCTTAGGTTATGCTCTTTATGGCTAACATGTTGTATTGTGTTTTCATCGATAACCTTGAACGGTAGaatatcttcctcttcttcaggttcgtctttcatttctttgccATCCCATACATCTTCTCTAGTAACGCATTTGGTATGAAACACTGAGGTGGGACACCTCTTACAAGAATAACCTCCACAACTCCAATCCATATTCTTACGACAAATTCCACATACCGAATTCACCACACCAATAAGAGAAGTGCGAGAAACGCGATGGTCATGACGGTTGATGTTTATGACCCATGGAAATCCAGAGCAATCATTGTGGCTTGTGAAATCACAGGGAAGACATACATATGGGCTCCGGTCTCCTTTTAGCCCGCAAGAGgtacaagaaaaagagatggaTTTTGGCATAAGGGTGAGTTGATGGCCATGGATGTTTGGGTCGtgaggattttgttttggtggaTAAAAAATACATTGGAGATCTAAGCTAAAGTTACAAGCGGAACAATGATAAAAGACTTCAGAATTAGCAAGTTTTTCTCCACACAAACGACATTTCTTATCGGTATAAGCAGGTGGTTCAACCTTGACGAGTTTTAGAGGGTGTAAGGGATGGGAAAAATGGGTTACCTCGGCCGGATGCTTTTCGCAGTTTACATGAAACTTCAAATCGCATTCATGACACTTGTATGAATATCCATCACTATCCTTTCCACAAGTGGCACAAGAGAAGCAACTTTTCACCATCTCTAGCTTGAGTTTATGGTCATGGTGCTGAGGAACATCAATGACCTCCGACGGTGGGTACTTAGCGCAATTGAAATGGAAATATGAAGAACCAAATCTTCCTTTTCTCAGAGGTACTAAAACACACttgttacatatatagattaaGCTATCGTAGATCTTCTCTCCACACCCTGCACATCTCCCTCCGCCTATATTAAAGTTGTATGTATGATTAAGAATGTTATCACACGTTTGAGAAGGGTGGGCGATATTGTAAGTATTGTTGGCGCATGTCTTGTGGAATACATGGGTCACACCGGTAGCCATCAGTTACACCTATGAATTTGAGTCCGCACCAATTACACTTTGACTCCATTTTCACAGGTGTTAATGGATGCTCGTGAGATTGTATGTTAACCTTCAAGGGTTCCATGACGTATGTAAATCTTGCGTAGATAGATTACAATAAGGAATGAAGGAATGAAggaaagaaggaaagagaaaaaaaaactgaatataaTCTTCGAAACGTTATGCTCTTTTTCTGTAAATTTTGAAGTTAGATTTGTGTAATCTCAAGTAATGGTGTGTTTTATAACATTCTAACTTGTTGAccaattattagtttttagaATAGTGTatgatattaaaattaaactttaGACCTAACAGAGTAACCACTAACCATCTACcattttatataatgttaaAGTCACATGgcaaaattctttttgtttgataagaGTTTTGATGTCCATGTTAGTTTTACATTAttgatatcaaaataaataatttgaaacattAGTATACCATTACATTTATCTGATAGATACCTACTAACAACCCACCATTATTATGTATTGTGTGCTAAAGATAATGGAGAGTttctttatattaataattttgcCACTTGAGTTCTATATGACCAGAATATCTGGTAAGACTTGTTCTATTGGGTAGGTAAGACTCCATATAATATTTGACTTGACTTGGCAAATCAGTTTATTTCTTGAGTCAATATATATTGGTTCTTTGtcaatacatacatataaatgctaaaacaattatataaaactaaattatttctgcttctaacttttttttttttggttattgttacAAATTAACAGttttttccataaaaaataaaaataaaataatattgtttctAAAAGGAAAGATAATCTTCTCTCGCCTTCACTCCTAATTCTATGGGTGAATCTAATCGGGATATCGAAAAAATAGCGGGTAAATATTTGGAACGGGTAATTTAGATAGTCAAAAGTAATATCAAGTACTTATATACTACTATGGACTCTTAAGATGCCCGGAAATACATACCACGATGGCTTGGGGACTTAGATTTTAGGTCAGCACATGCTGTCGAATAAGGATTTTGACCGTGCAGTTGTGTCTTCGATTCTGGGCTGATACATGTTGGTCTTCCTAGGCTCGTGGTTCTTCAAGACTCCCTtgtgttttgaaaaatcagGCTTGGTCAAGTCTTATGGGCTTAAATGGGATAAAATCCTCCTTTGATAGCTGTAAGCTTAAAATATGTCCACAaccttaaaatattttcataactCCTCAAGAATGTACTTGTAGTGGATCCAATAAgttccccccccccccccccaaaaaaaaaaaaaaaaattgtgtgaATTGTGATGTATGAAAGTTGTCATATGGTGAGAAATGGGGGACTATCTTTGTAGGCCTACCACACTGTATTGTCTCAAAAAAGTAGGGCATTGTTGAGTTCTAAGAGTTGTCATTTGTGGGGCCGAACATATGAGCCCATTGTGACCAAATACGATAAACTTATTGGGCTAAATGGCCCCAATTATAACATTTCGTGATTcccataaaaatattttcgttTTGGGGGGCATTGACAAATGAATGACTGTTCCTTATTTACTTAATTGTTTTGCAATTGGACTATTGGAGAGGATAATATCCaaaggaggaagatgagatcACACATGGGAAGTGTTTGATAGAAAGAGATGGGACTGGTAAGAGAAGCATAGCCATAAGAAGCAACTTTAAGAATGGTGAGGTtcacaacaaaagaaagctATCTATCTTACACACTCATTTCCCTCTTTGTCTCCTTCACCAATTCCTccaaattttagattttgactTGACAATCATAGCATGGGGCGATTATTTATTTGGATAAAATCAATTGTTTATATAACATATGTATACGATTATAATAGGTAGGTACTCCAGTGATGTCATTATTTAGTTTTGCATTATCTAAATTATATTCACTCATTTCActttcaagaaaatattgaatattacAAATGTCATCTCAAAATCCAATAATTTGAGGTACATTGTATAAGTATAACTAATTTGACAACAAAGTGTTTAGTAATCTTAATCAAAAGGTGTCAAGTAAATATGAAATGAAGAGTATACAATAACCAGGTATCGAAGTGTCAGTAGCTCAACCGGTTTACTTTGGTTTAAATCTTAATTTGTCAAAGATAGTTGACAATCTTTCATATTAACTTTGACCAATATTAGGTTACTTAACAGCTTTggaattataatctaaatacTTGGTTACTTTAATTGAAATCCGAAATTTGTTTCAACATTGGGAATATGATTGCATATTAGGGATTGGTTAGGTATGATTGAGATGTAGATGGAACTGTCAATTTTCAATCCCGAGGGCTCAAGTGTTCTTAACGTATCGTTTTCAACTTCTACGCCTCGGGACAAAAACCCTTTTCTAGTTATGTCTTTGTAGTTGTACAACGGTACACCCAAACCATATCACGTGTCATCTCCCTTGGATTGTCACCGCACGAGTGGGCTCGAATCTCATGTTAACCACTACTTAATTCATATTCGTGTCATGTCTATGTTTTGCCTTTGTAACCATTTAATATGGAATATTGGAATCTATACAACGTGACCTTGCccacttttcttctttgtatatcTCGGtagttctgatttttttcctgTTAATACTAAATATAGTTGCTTAAGGTTAAAGAAAGACAGCGTAATCTTTATTTATAACCTTTATATAATCCGGgagtttttctattttagaaAGTTAAATCTAAGGTTTGAGATTATGTTCGAATAGGATAAAGAGGAACCAACAATTCATCTGACCTGAAAGTATCTAGATTTTTAagatagattttttattttattttgtggaCTAATCTTCTCAAACTTTGGTTTCATGAGCTAAAGTGTTATTCgttttccaatttttgttttgttttctttcatgatTTATAACATCCAGCCAAATTATAGTGGATTCTAGATTAGagaaaaattatgattttttagaAAGGTAATGGGTTAGAATCCCTTTCAAACTCCGGGTCAAACTAGTATGATTTGGTTGATTTCTTTACTCCTAATAAATTAGTATAGAACAATTTATTCTACTTCAATAAAACTATTGGCTCCAATCTCCAAATTGCTCGTAAGATATATTTCTTTGACAATGACTTTCTTAGAAAACAATACAGATAAGATATTATAGAAACTCACTAACTGACCAAGTGACTTGTTTGCACCACTGTACTTTCATGTCTTGATCCGCAACTATCTGACTTTAATGTCTTGTCTCAAATTTCTCCTGCTCATTTAGCTTTAGGTAGCATATATAATCCAGCTAATTTCATTGGAAACCGATGAACTAGTAAATTTAAATCCTGttgttttttgggtttatggTTCATATTAAATCCAGAATTTAAGAGTATTTTTGTAATGAGGTTTTGtagttttaatgttttgaagaaTCTTGGAATTACGTTTAACActtcaaaacattataactACAAAACCTCTTTTGATGAAAGTGATTATAGAAAAGATCATTTAACTTAACTTACATAATTAATGATTAAAGATTTACATGTCATGGAGGAGTGACTTTGAAGCTCTGCATCAAAAGATAATGACACTAACACATAACTCACAAAATTAAACTACAAGTCTACAATTGAAATTAACGGGCTTACAAGCACAATATATACAGACTGTCTGATTAGTtggtccaaaaaaaaaaaaactgtctaatgataacttttttaaaataatataattgtgaagttttatatatcttctataagaaaaggtaaaagaaaataaaaatattcgtGTAATTGATAagataaatatttagaaaattttcaataatgtttattttttaaaacataattaatataatgGTTCTTACACACCACTTCAGGTGAAACCAATTATCAACGATAAATAGAATACTCAACTGGTAAACGAGTAAACTCGTCTTGTGTCTTATGTCACGAACcagttaaaaataaagaacacaTCTTCTTTACATGTAGCTATGTCGTACGTATGAGTTTGGTCGGGGCCGAGCAGTAAGATTTgaatcataattatttttcaacatGGTGGATGAAATACAAACAGTAATCACAGATAAATCTTTGAGGAAACATTGTCTTTTCTTAACAAGGTACACATTTCAGCTTGTAGTCTACTCGATTTGGAGAGAGGAAAACAGTAGAAGACATGAAGAACCTCCAACTCCGCCAGCACAACTAATTCGAAGTCTCGACAAACAGGTTTGGAATCCTCTATACGTGAACAAGGAAATAGACTATGTGACGGCTGTATATATGGAGATGTTTGTTTCAAGATAATCAACAAGGAGACTAGCGTTGACTAGAAAGTTTGCTTAAAATCTTTAATCGACCGATGTATTTGCTGTAACgacatcttttttttgaataaattttatattttataaaaaacctATTTagtatacatacatatatacatatatatttatattcatatatagaaatttaatgGAGTCATGGGTTGTGTGTGTGGTTTGATATACATAAGcataaagattttcaaaaatgaaCGACAATAtattaaatcacaaaaacacacactCGAAGTTGGAATCCAAGGCAACAAGAGACGATAGGTCCACATTATCATAAATACAATCAATTAAATTTCCTACACCTTATCAGAAAGatcataaaatcaaatgagCCCACCTTCTCCTTCAATTAAGTTCTTCACCCACGCATTTAGTGGGTCACACAAACTCTTATTACTTGTGTCCCTccaaaatttctaattttttccgcattcaaaacatttaatccaaaaaatataaaccaatCGTAATCCACTAATATTAACGTATGAGTATCGCATGATACGTATATTCACATACTACGACCTTATTTAATGATGAAGGAGTTCCATATCACATATTCACATCAATTGTTATATAAAACCTAAACACATTATATTCATTATATCATTCCCTAGCAACTTGTTCCTCATTCTCCGCAAATCAAGCATAGAAAGAGACTCTTGGAGATCATCCAAGTATCCGATTCTCAGACCCTAAAAATATAATGTCCATGAAAGGGATCTCATCAGCAGAGTCAGATAAGCTCTCTAGGAGAATATCTTTGACCCACAAGCGCAATTCCGAAGAGCTTGACGTGTTTGAAGCTGCCGTGTACTTCGGCTACAATGAAGCCTCCTCCGGTGACCATGGACATACACAAAAGTATGGCTATAACGCAGCGAGAGAGGAGAATCCGAGGAGATGGGGAATATTAGGAGGTGGAAGAAGAATCAGCTTGGATTTGCCTATTAGATGCTCAGAACAAGTGTACCATCTTCAACAAGATCATCATGAGAAGCACGAAGTTACAACAATCAAGGAGAGACTTGGTAACGTGAGACACAAGCAACCGAGTTCACCAGGTGGGAAAATCGCCAGCTTCTTGAACTCCTTGTTCCATCAAGCAGGTtcgaagaaaaacaaatcaaagtcAAAGTCAAAGACAAAGCCAACAGATCCAGAAGTGGAAGAGGAGATCCCCGGAGGAGGAtggatgaggaggaggaggagaagcagTATCAGCCATTTCTTTAGCTCAAGCAGATCTACTTCAACAACCACCACTACCACGGcgtcatcatcttcaaaatctctGATTTCCTCATCAAGCTCGGGTTTCAGAACTCCTCCTCCTTATTTGAACACTCCCACCAAGAACTACAAGCAGTTCTTGAACTACACTTCTGCCACAAAACAAGTGGGAGAAGAGGAAACTAAGACCAACAAAGAGTACTCTTGGCTGGACGAGAAACTCAAGGTGATGGAGAGCCTCTCGGAGAATCAGAGGATTTGGTCGGATGATGAAGATATCGATGATGATAGGAgaataaagagagaaggagaggaTGATGGAATGGAGAGTGATTCAAGTTCTGATCTCTTCGAGTTGCAAAATTACGAATTATCTCGTGGAGGCTTGCCAGTCTACGAGACTACCAATGTAGCTAACATCAACAAGactcatatataatttaaactaTCTTGAGTGTCATCAACTCCATCAGATCTTGGTAATGACACCCATAAAGcaaattgttttcttcgaTTTGTTCTTGTCTGATTGTTCATAAGTTATatgtttttgggtttcttgGATTTGTTTGTGGAAgctttaatgatatttttttttgtatgagaTTATTTGAGGTTAGATTAGAGGAacacatagttttttttgtctatcacatggttttttttgtttccatctCTTTACGTGTATTccttgtaaaataaaatttgtacaTTATTGTTGGTatattaattatcaaattaCGTGCAGTAAGAAATTGGAGAATTTCGTTCAAGAACTTCGTCACTTACATATTATTGATGAGCAACATTTGCCGACAGGAAAAACTAAGTGATGTTATATATGGTGATAGTCATTTGCGTTTGATAGTCATTGGGATAAAGCAAACATAATTAAAGAATGGGAACCAGATAATTATATATGGGACGACCAAATAATAAAGTTTGGCCGGCCGGTTAAGTTTTGGctacttgtttttttcttacatttgtTGGTTAGTTATAagtccattttttttttgtcgtcgcTTACGAGTCTTGCATGCAACTTATGGCGCCACTAGTtctcaaattaaattttgtatctATAACATGATCAGAAAAAGACAAACAGACACAAATTGGGGACCAACAACGATCTCCACTTGCATTTTTTCATATTAgcttaataaataatattagatGTTCCAATCTTCAAGTAGAAAGAtctacacacacaaaaacgaAATCTTGAGATCTAGTATTTTGAGTCCAATAGTAGTCGCCGAACTAACTAGAGAACTATAATTAATAAGAATTAATTAGAGAAATAGAATTATTAAGCAAACaaataatctaaaacataTGAGAACGCATGATAATCCGAAAATAAGGAGGTCATTTTTTAGCAGGTCCAAACTTAAGTTGTTTCGAACCTTACTGTTAAAGAATCTACTTGCATGATCATTCCTAAACatcaatatattattataagaaCTAGCAACCAATAACTTAATCTAGTATCGCtagactttttttgttgtcctGTCACGAGTTGTATCATAGAGCTTCGATAGAAATTGACAAAGTATAATTAGTGTTTTGGTTGAAGATTGATTTATCCTTAAAAGTATTCTGAATTGCATGCTTTAGATAATTGTATTAACAAATTAATCAAGGACAAAAGGATATCCAAAAGCTCTTTTCATGCATAGATTGCGCttgcttttagagttttatttattaatgcaTGCATAAGGCATAAGGAGTACTATAGATATATagcgtttttattttttgaataacaccactatatatatagccTTTCTAAGgataattataaatgtattggTCGTACGTTAGATTAATATCCGActaaaaaccttttttgaTTGTAACTTAAACCTCATTTAAATTTGTGTCTGTTTACTGTCAAAGATCtgttgaaattgaaaatttgacttaagaaaaaaaaaactaaatagtgATACGAAATACATTTAATGAAAATTAGTCTTTTGTCTCATGCcaacaaaagataattaattCTACTTCAATCACACACTAGCttggttaaaaaaattatatatcttgttGTATTCATCTCAGAAACACTGtaattatgtatatgtatgtagggagatgtttttttttggttttttttgtcaaagacaTATGTAGCGACATAtgctttttacttttaatatttcaatCGGATAAAGAATTTTTTGTAAGAACAAAAGGTTTACTAAATAAACCGAACAAAGCAGATAAATGTATCCTACAATGAATTCATGCGCAGTGgcaacaaaaagaaggaaacaaaagaaaaatactcaTGACGGTAGAAACAATGATACATGTCACCAATATAGACTAAAGTCGAGTATATAAAACGaatgagttaaaaaaaataatgaaatgaaTAAGTAATACATTGCTTTCTCCTATCATCTAATGGGTGGAGGGTCCAAACATGTGATTATCATAAAGTTGAGGTAATTATGCAAAGTAAAATTAATCTTACAAATAAAGACACTTAAAATAGTATGTTTGGAGTTTTGTTAGGTGAGATAATAACTAACGTCATATATGTTGTCACACATGtaatttcaacaaatttttatttattattcgATTTGGACCGATTATACTAAATTCAATTGCGTTTCGGTATTATTAGTCATGTGGTTAAAGAAAATTCCATGTGGTTAaaggaaattttgtttggatcacaaaatatttggttcagtttttttccttttcttatgtctaatttgaataaaaaacaaactctGGTCTTCGATCTAAAATGTAAAGTTAGAACCTGAACTTTCTATCGTTCTCAAATACAATGATAGAAATCATGGCCAATCTTTTTGGTGCACACTCCATTGTCTGCACTCTGCACAGTAACTGTTACATCATGATTCATGGAATAGTATGTTTGAAATCTTTTGAGAGTTTTCGTGAAAATGGAAGAGACCCCGCTGGGCCGTAATTAATGGGCTTGAAATACGTCTTTGCTATGCTACGTAAATTGATGGACCTGGCTTTGCAAAATTGGAACCAACAAACAACTCTTTTTCACATATCcgtttgttttaattttttaacttttaagtcTATGATCAGATTCAGATACACACATAATGTACGATCGAATATACTTACAACTTCTACATAGTAATATATGAGAACCGATCTAACtatataaacttaaaaagttataattttACAGAAGAAGTATTAATAGCAAACAAGTGTTAAGTAATTAGGACTTAGCTTTAGATTCCATCACCTGAAAAGTGCGGTTGGTTGGCCAACAAGATATGCTCTGGCTcccaccaaaaagaaaaaagaaaagggttgATTTTGTAATAAAGCAAAAGGTTTGGGTAGCGTCAGAAGGCTTTGTCTACACACGCTCCACCACCAATCTCTTCAACTCGCTGAttctctaatattttatttattctttttgcaaccccaaagtttctttttcttttgaggaAACCCCCCCATacattcttcttctaactTATGCTTtaatttggatatatattcttattgaAACCGATTTATTTAAGAAGATTAAGCCCTTaaacaaatgttttcaaattgcTATATAAAATACGCTTCCCCATGTtgtgtatttcttttttttcttaatctttacCATTTCAAAGCcgccaacaaacaaaataattaaccaAAACGTGTTTGTTAGAATATAATCTAGAATATAACccaaaattataaactttCGCTTTGGACGATGTTCATTGTGAATTCTAAATTCttcattggttttgattgtCGTCAACATATTTATATCATCATTTAACATTTGTTCGAGATAGTGTGAACACATAATTTTGGCTGTTCGTCTACAGTGTGAATACATGCCACATTGCCACCGTATTATTTGTATGTTATTTGTGACTCAACCAAGATTTTGTTTAGGTGCTGTTCCGAAAgcatcatcaaaaaaaaaaatgtgtacaAAGTTTATTAGGTTAGTTTTAACATAGCAATAACACTAAACTAAATAAACctaaaattagttttatcaCTAATTTTGATGGTAAAAAATAGGAGGCATGACGTCAACTTCTCCATTCTTAAATTCGATTTCTATAGAAACTTTTTTacttctactttttttttttgtttttttacttttacttgaTCGAACAAAATAGTGTCggaaaacaaacacaaataaaatttacagGATGaagaatagaaaaagaaaaaaaaaaaagaagcaaaagagagagagaagtggagaagaagatgggttTAGTGGAAATCATGTTGACCCCAAACAGTATCTGCTTCGACGTCACCTCTCACCTTATTCCTTCGATTCCccatttttcacttttcttatattttctccacctctctgtctcttttgCTTGCTTCCTATACACAGTTCTTCTCTGTTCCTCTAATCGGTAAGTCTTATTCTTCGATCCTCTGTTTATGATTTCGTTCACCTCAATTGCATTAGATGGAAGATAAGAAACTCGAAAATTTCgtcttaatttatttgttccaCTGATGATCATGTTGTGTGATTGCTTTCTTGATaaagtattgatttttatctttgtttcttgttagGGTTTGAATCTTTTCGTCAATTTCTATCTGGGTTTTGTGTTAATCGAAGGAATAAGTGAATCGTCGTCTTGGGTTTTCTCTATTTAGAAGAAAGCTTCCTCCTTTAGGGTTTCTGCATCAGTTATTGAATTGCTAGTTGTCGTTGAAGAAAGCAGAAATTGATTATAGTGTTGCTGATGGATTCTTGGAGCTACGGGAGAAGCGTTTTCATGTCAAATGAAACTCTTTTACCTTGTGATACTTTTGCTAAGAATAGAAGATTTGAACAGAGACTCTCTAATAATGATGATGTGTTGATTTCTGACATGGCTGGTAACTCCAATGGATTCAGTGCTGTTTCTATTACTAAAGTTGTTcctgaagaggaagatgaggagaacatatcttcttcttcaaagttcTCTAGTCAGGAATTGAATAGGATAGATTTCAAACTTAGGAGCTTTTTGGATTTaggaaatgatgatgatgatacatcCTCTAGAGGTTTTGCTCTGCCATCTAAAAAGTCTCGAGCTTCAAACTTGTGCTCTCAGAATCCCTTGTGTCAAGTTTATGGGTGTAGTAAGGATCTGAGCTCTTCGAAAGATTACCACAAAAGGCATAGAGTTTGCGAGGCTCATTCGAAAACTTCTGTGGTCATAGTTAATGGTCTTGAACAGAGGTTTTGTCAACAGTGCAGCAGGTTTTATTCTTTCTCCTCTCAAGTTGTCTCATGCTCTGTAGTCATTTCAATGTTCTTGATGGATCTTGAtcgtttgtttcttttac
This sequence is a window from Arabidopsis thaliana chromosome 1 sequence. Protein-coding genes within it:
- a CDS encoding Cysteine/Histidine-rich C1 domain family protein (Cysteine/Histidine-rich C1 domain family protein; CONTAINS InterPro DOMAIN/s: DC1 (InterPro:IPR004146), C1-like (InterPro:IPR011424); BEST Arabidopsis thaliana protein match is: Cysteine/Histidine-rich C1 domain family protein (TAIR:AT3G43890.1); Has 1775 Blast hits to 646 proteins in 23 species: Archae - 0; Bacteria - 0; Metazoa - 2; Fungi - 0; Plants - 1755; Viruses - 0; Other Eukaryotes - 18 (source: NCBI BLink).) gives rise to the protein MATGVTHVFHKTCANNTYNIAHPSQTCDNILNHTYNFNIGGGRCAGCGEKIYDSLIYICNKCVLVPLRKGRFGSSYFHFNCAKYPPSEVIDVPQHHDHKLKLEMVKSCFSCATCGKDSDGYSYKCHECDLKFHVNCEKHPAEVTHFSHPLHPLKLVKVEPPAYTDKKCRLCGEKLANSEVFYHCSACNFSLDLQCIFYPPKQNPHDPNIHGHQLTLMPKSISFSCTSCGLKGDRSPYVCLPCDFTSHNDCSGFPWVININRHDHRVSRTSLIGVVNSVCGICRKNMDWSCGGYSCKRCPTSVFHTKCVTREDVWDGKEMKDEPEEEEDILPFKVIDENTIQHVSHKEHNLRLDKSGIFIEERICEACVYPIYHHSFYSCMSCSFILHESCAYLPLWKRHVVSNDRHKYKYWDYFIRCTACGLFSNGFRYEAMRASLDLRCASITEPFVHKSHPHPLFYTSPRGICIVCKKEAQHVLRCVEDDCEYIMDYKCALLPYEVKHSVDQHSLFTLWRRRCRW
- a CDS encoding suppressor (unknown protein; BEST Arabidopsis thaliana protein match is: unknown protein (TAIR:AT3G13980.1); Has 173 Blast hits to 172 proteins in 54 species: Archae - 0; Bacteria - 0; Metazoa - 25; Fungi - 33; Plants - 84; Viruses - 2; Other Eukaryotes - 29 (source: NCBI BLink).), translating into MSMKGISSAESDKLSRRISLTHKRNSEELDVFEAAVYFGYNEASSGDHGHTQKYGYNAAREENPRRWGILGGGRRISLDLPIRCSEQVYHLQQDHHEKHEVTTIKERLGNVRHKQPSSPGGKIASFLNSLFHQAGSKKNKSKSKSKTKPTDPEVEEEIPGGGWMRRRRRSSISHFFSSSRSTSTTTTTTASSSSKSLISSSSSGFRTPPPYLNTPTKNYKQFLNYTSATKQVGEEETKTNKEYSWLDEKLKVMESLSENQRIWSDDEDIDDDRRIKREGEDDGMESDSSSDLFELQNYELSRGGLPVYETTNVANINKTHI